A window of Babylonia areolata isolate BAREFJ2019XMU chromosome 2, ASM4173473v1, whole genome shotgun sequence contains these coding sequences:
- the LOC143279373 gene encoding organic cation transporter protein-like isoform X2, with amino-acid sequence MTQVLYRYLGEWGLFQTRVFLLLVFPIVCTSLQIMLTVIAFHIPRHRCQIPGWQGDTYAIQNEEHRLVVNQTIPMEHSDDSSYSQCSIFTRGNHSTVTNHSEESRQLQDCHAWVYDTSEVETSVISQFDLVCDRKSFRAHLNMVYLMGYLIGSLGAGYLCDWFGRKIIFCISLMLGLVSAVSSAFSPTVAVLLPLRLTLGICHMASYLAAFVLVVELVGPAKRNRAASLLTIIWLLGPFLCVGLSYVVGQWRYLQLIASLPMLLCLGYWWLLPESPRWLLTKKKTKAALTVIQKVARVNKIQYSPSEETIVKLQEEAAAEGERHEILHSIKQLFKYPRIVVVTLIVFFNWFAAGMAYYGLSLNIGNLGGNLRINFFVSTTVELIGYVLGWVLLDRLGRKRSHCCFMLTAGLAFLTTIVTVSIGGQTMEWATTTLAMLGKLGVSASFTAVYLISAEIFPTVIRNLDASHRWPVWTCCASSGLRGAGRAGRTAGTVPAGNHEPCPARHAGRGRQLPPKL; translated from the exons ATGACGCAAGTGCTGTACAGGTACCTAGGGGAGTGGGGGCTGTTTCAGACCCGGGTGTTCCTCCTCCTGGTCTTCCCCATCGTCTGCACGTCTCTGCAGATCATGCTGACCGTCATTGCCTTCCACATCCCCCGCCACAG ATGCCAGATCCCAGGCTGGCAGGGCGACACTTACGCCATTCAGAACGAAGAGCACAGACTGGTGGTGAACCAGACCATTCCCATGGAGCACAGTGACGACTCCAGCTATTCCCAGTGCTCCATCTTCACACGTGGGAACCACAGCACTGTCACCAATCACAGTGAAGAAAGCCGCCAGCTGCAAGACTGCCATGCATGGGTCTATGATACGTCCGAAGTGGAGACATCCGTCATTAGTCAG ttcgacCTGGTGTGCGACAGGAAAAGCTTCAGGGCCCACCTGAACATGGTGTACCTGATGGGCTATTTGATCGGCAGTCTGGGGGCTGGCTACTTGTGTGACTG GTTTGGCAGGAAGATCATTTTCTGCATCAGCCTCATGCTGGGTCTGGTATCGGCCGTGTCCTCAGCCTTCTCTCCCACCGTGGCTGTTCTACTGCCGCTTCGATTGACCTTGGGCATCTGTCACATGGCCAGCTATCTTGCCGCCTTCGTTCTGG TGGTGGAGCTGGTGGGGCCGGCCAAACGCAACAGGGCCGCCTCCCTGCTGACTATCATCTGGCTGTTAGGGCCCTTCCTGTGTGTGGGCTTGTCCTACGTGGTGGGGCAGTGGCGCTACTTGCAGCTCATCGCATCCTTGCCCATGCTACTCTGTCTGGGGTATTGGTG GCTGTTGCCAGAGTCTCCCCGATGGCttctgacaaagaagaagacgaaagcagCACTGACGGTGATACAGAAGGTGGCACGtgtcaacaaaatacaatactcCCCTTCTGAAGAAACCATTGTCAAACTTCAAGAAGAGGCGGCAGCTGAGGGGGAGAGACACGAGATACTGCACAGCATCAAGCAGTTGTTCAAGTATCCGAGAATTGTCGTTGTCACGCTCATCGTCTTTTTCAACTG GTTTGCCGCGGGTATGGCGTATTACGGACTCTCTCTGAACATCGGCAACCTGGGTGGAAATCTTCGCATCAACTTCTTTGTGTCCACCACGGTGGAGCTGATAGGTTACGTGCTGGGCTGGGTGTTGCTGGATCGGCTGGGAAGGAAGCGCTCTCACTGCTGTTTCATGCTGACAGCTGGCCTGGCCTTCCTCACTACCATAGTCACTGTGTCCATTGGAGGACAAA CGATGGAGTGGGCGACAACAACTCTGGCCATGCTGGGAAAGCTGGGCGTGTCGGCGTCCTTCACAGCTGTTTATCTCATCTCTGCTGAGATCTTCCCCACAGTCATCCGTAACTTGG ACGCTTCACATCGGTGGCCGGTTTGGACGTGCTGTGCCTCTAGTGGTCTTCGGGGGGCTGGTCGTGCTGGCCGGACTGCTGGCACTGTACCTGCCGGAAACCATGAACCGTGCCCTGCCCGACACGCTGGAAGAGGCCGTCAACTTCCTccg AAACTCTAA
- the LOC143299897 gene encoding organic cation transporter protein-like isoform X2 — MGYFLGNFFGVLASGYLCDWFGRKMVFYISNMICLAMGVASAFPPSVEVFLVYRVLVGAVGSAIYLSGFVLVVELVGPQKRTRAASVLTIIWLMGPFLLDVLSFLLRQWRYLQIASVSPLVLCLGHWWLLPESPRWLLMKKKTKAALTVIQKVAHVNKIQYSPSEETIAKLQQEPRADRNGNIMSTVRQLVRYPRLVIVTLIIFFNWAVVTMTYYGISLNVGNLGGSLRVNFFVSSTVELIGYVLGWVLLDRLGRKRSHCCFMLTAGLACLATILTVSFGGQELQWVTTALAMLGKLGISASFTAVYLISAEIFPTVIRNLGMGCSSACGRIGSIVSPYVADLALYVGGRFGRAVPLVIFGGLALLAGLLALYLPETLNRTLPDTLEDAVNFVKNRDENKKEEREMDVKETEMGQGSPVPKTTSAV, encoded by the exons ATGGGCTATTTCCTGGGAAATTTCTTTGGCGTCCTAGCTTCTGGCTACCTGTGTGACTG GTTTGGCAGAAAGATGGTTTTCTACATCAGCAACATGATTTGTCTGGCTATGGGCGTGGCCTCTGCCTTCCCGCCAAGCGTGGAGGTCTTCCTGGTGTACCGTGTCCTTGTGGGAGCCGTTGGATCTGCCATCTACCTGTCTGGCTTTGTCTTGG TGGTGGAGCTGGTAGGACCACAGAAACGAACAAGGGCAGCCTCCGTGTTGACCATCATATGGCTGATGGGTCCCTTCCTGCTGGATGTTCTGTCCTTCCTGCTGAGACAATGGCGCTACCTGCAGATTGCCAGTGTTTCTCCCTTAGTCCTCTGCTTGGGTCACTGGTG GCTCTTGCCAGAGTCTCCCCGATGGcttctgatgaagaagaagacaaaagcagCACTGACGGTGATACAGAAGGTGGCACATGTCAACAAAATACAATATTCCCCTTCTGAGGAAACCATTGCAAAGCTTCAACAAGAGCCCAGAGCAGACAGGAATGGAAATATCATGTCCACTGTGCGTCAGCTGGTCAGGTATCCACGGCTTGTTATTGTGACTCTCATCATCTTTTTCAACTG GGCTGTTGTCACGATGACCTACTACGGCATCTCTCTGAACGTCGGCAACCTTGGTGGAAGTCTGCGCGTCAACTTCTTTGTGTCCTCCACGGTGGAGCTGATAGGTTACGTGCTGGGCTGGGTGTTGCTGGATCGGTTGGGAAGGAAGCGCTCTCACTGCTGTTTCATGCTGACAGCTGGCCTGGCCTGTCTGGCTACCATACTGACTGTGTCCTTTGGAGGCCAAG agttACAGTGGGTCACGACAGCTCTGGCCATGCTGGGAAAGCTGGGAATATCTGCGTCCTTCACAGCTGTTTATCTCATCTCTGCTGAGATCTTCCCCACAGTCATCCGTAACCTGGGTATGGGCTGCAGCTCGGCGTGTGGAAGAATTGGCAGTATTGTGTCACCCTATGTAGCAGACCTG GCCCTGTATGTCGGAGGACGGTTTGGCCGTGCTGTGCCGCTGGTTATCTTTGGGGGACTTGCTCTTCTGGCTGGACTGTTGGCACTTTACTTGCCGGAAACCTTGAACCGTACGCTGCCAGACACACTGGAAGATGCCGTCAACTTCGTGAA AAACCGAGATgagaacaagaaggaagaaagagagatggacgtgaaggagacagagatgggCCAAGGGTCTCCTGTACCGAAAACTACTTCAGCAGTTTGA
- the LOC143279373 gene encoding organic cation transporter protein-like isoform X1 — translation MTQVLYRYLGEWGLFQTRVFLLLVFPIVCTSLQIMLTVIAFHIPRHRCQIPGWQGDTYAIQNEEHRLVVNQTIPMEHSDDSSYSQCSIFTRGNHSTVTNHSEESRQLQDCHAWVYDTSEVETSVISQFDLVCDRKSFRAHLNMVYLMGYLIGSLGAGYLCDWFGRKIIFCISLMLGLVSAVSSAFSPTVAVLLPLRLTLGICHMASYLAAFVLVVELVGPAKRNRAASLLTIIWLLGPFLCVGLSYVVGQWRYLQLIASLPMLLCLGYWWLLPESPRWLLTKKKTKAALTVIQKVARVNKIQYSPSEETIVKLQEEAAAEGERHEILHSIKQLFKYPRIVVVTLIVFFNWFAAGMAYYGLSLNIGNLGGNLRINFFVSTTVELIGYVLGWVLLDRLGRKRSHCCFMLTAGLAFLTTIVTVSIGGQTMEWATTTLAMLGKLGVSASFTAVYLISAEIFPTVIRNLGMGCSSACGRIGSAVSPYVADLTLHIGGRFGRAVPLVVFGGLVVLAGLLALYLPETMNRALPDTLEEAVNFLRNSNGIKDKEETAKEEKEEEKVANEEETDQSSPLSQSITAL, via the exons ATGACGCAAGTGCTGTACAGGTACCTAGGGGAGTGGGGGCTGTTTCAGACCCGGGTGTTCCTCCTCCTGGTCTTCCCCATCGTCTGCACGTCTCTGCAGATCATGCTGACCGTCATTGCCTTCCACATCCCCCGCCACAG ATGCCAGATCCCAGGCTGGCAGGGCGACACTTACGCCATTCAGAACGAAGAGCACAGACTGGTGGTGAACCAGACCATTCCCATGGAGCACAGTGACGACTCCAGCTATTCCCAGTGCTCCATCTTCACACGTGGGAACCACAGCACTGTCACCAATCACAGTGAAGAAAGCCGCCAGCTGCAAGACTGCCATGCATGGGTCTATGATACGTCCGAAGTGGAGACATCCGTCATTAGTCAG ttcgacCTGGTGTGCGACAGGAAAAGCTTCAGGGCCCACCTGAACATGGTGTACCTGATGGGCTATTTGATCGGCAGTCTGGGGGCTGGCTACTTGTGTGACTG GTTTGGCAGGAAGATCATTTTCTGCATCAGCCTCATGCTGGGTCTGGTATCGGCCGTGTCCTCAGCCTTCTCTCCCACCGTGGCTGTTCTACTGCCGCTTCGATTGACCTTGGGCATCTGTCACATGGCCAGCTATCTTGCCGCCTTCGTTCTGG TGGTGGAGCTGGTGGGGCCGGCCAAACGCAACAGGGCCGCCTCCCTGCTGACTATCATCTGGCTGTTAGGGCCCTTCCTGTGTGTGGGCTTGTCCTACGTGGTGGGGCAGTGGCGCTACTTGCAGCTCATCGCATCCTTGCCCATGCTACTCTGTCTGGGGTATTGGTG GCTGTTGCCAGAGTCTCCCCGATGGCttctgacaaagaagaagacgaaagcagCACTGACGGTGATACAGAAGGTGGCACGtgtcaacaaaatacaatactcCCCTTCTGAAGAAACCATTGTCAAACTTCAAGAAGAGGCGGCAGCTGAGGGGGAGAGACACGAGATACTGCACAGCATCAAGCAGTTGTTCAAGTATCCGAGAATTGTCGTTGTCACGCTCATCGTCTTTTTCAACTG GTTTGCCGCGGGTATGGCGTATTACGGACTCTCTCTGAACATCGGCAACCTGGGTGGAAATCTTCGCATCAACTTCTTTGTGTCCACCACGGTGGAGCTGATAGGTTACGTGCTGGGCTGGGTGTTGCTGGATCGGCTGGGAAGGAAGCGCTCTCACTGCTGTTTCATGCTGACAGCTGGCCTGGCCTTCCTCACTACCATAGTCACTGTGTCCATTGGAGGACAAA CGATGGAGTGGGCGACAACAACTCTGGCCATGCTGGGAAAGCTGGGCGTGTCGGCGTCCTTCACAGCTGTTTATCTCATCTCTGCTGAGATCTTCCCCACAGTCATCCGTAACTTGGGTATGGGCTGCAGCTCGGCGTGTGGAAGAATTGGCAGTGCTGTGTCCCCCTATGTGGCAGACCTG ACGCTTCACATCGGTGGCCGGTTTGGACGTGCTGTGCCTCTAGTGGTCTTCGGGGGGCTGGTCGTGCTGGCCGGACTGCTGGCACTGTACCTGCCGGAAACCATGAACCGTGCCCTGCCCGACACGCTGGAAGAGGCCGTCAACTTCCTccg AAACTCTAACGGGATCAAGGACAAGGAGGAGACagcgaaggaggagaaggaggaggagaaggtcgCGAATGAAGAAGAGACGGACCAGAGTTCTCCTTTGTCACAGTCCATCACGGCACTGTGA
- the LOC143299897 gene encoding organic cation transporter protein-like isoform X1 yields MSLSRSPQTERISLHTLRRMEDLYQYLGEWGPYQTHVFILLVLPVLSKGMQTMLAVIIFHVPHHRCQIPVWQGDTYAIQNEEHRLVVNQTIPMEHSDDSSYSQCSIFTRGNHSTVTNHSEESRQLQDCHAWVYDTSVVETSVISQFDLVCDRNVFRAHLNMGYFLGNFFGVLASGYLCDWFGRKMVFYISNMICLAMGVASAFPPSVEVFLVYRVLVGAVGSAIYLSGFVLVVELVGPQKRTRAASVLTIIWLMGPFLLDVLSFLLRQWRYLQIASVSPLVLCLGHWWLLPESPRWLLMKKKTKAALTVIQKVAHVNKIQYSPSEETIAKLQQEPRADRNGNIMSTVRQLVRYPRLVIVTLIIFFNWAVVTMTYYGISLNVGNLGGSLRVNFFVSSTVELIGYVLGWVLLDRLGRKRSHCCFMLTAGLACLATILTVSFGGQELQWVTTALAMLGKLGISASFTAVYLISAEIFPTVIRNLGMGCSSACGRIGSIVSPYVADLALYVGGRFGRAVPLVIFGGLALLAGLLALYLPETLNRTLPDTLEDAVNFVKNRDENKKEEREMDVKETEMGQGSPVPKTTSAV; encoded by the exons ATGTCACTCTCTCGTTCTCCGCAGACAGAACGGATCTCACTGCAT ACCTTACGAAGGATGGAAGATCTGTACCAATACCTTGGGGAGTGGGGGCCGTACCAGACCCATGTCTTCATTCTGCTTGTCCTCCCTGTGCTCTCCAAGGGTATGCAGACTATGCTGGCTGTCATCATCTTCCACGTTCCCCACCACAG ATGCCAGATCCCAGTCTGGCAGGGCGACACTTACGCCATTCAGAACGAAGAGCACAGACTGGTGGTGAACCAGACCATTCCCATGGAGCACAGTGACGACTCCAGCTATTCCCAGTGCTCCATCTTCACACGTGGGAACCACAGCACTGTCACCAATCACAGTGAAGAAAGCCGCCAGCTGCAAGACTGCCATGCATGGGTCTATGATACGTCCGTAGTGGAGACATCTGTCATTAGTCAG tttgatcTGGTATGTGACAGGAATGTTTTCCGAGCTCATCTCAACATGGGCTATTTCCTGGGAAATTTCTTTGGCGTCCTAGCTTCTGGCTACCTGTGTGACTG GTTTGGCAGAAAGATGGTTTTCTACATCAGCAACATGATTTGTCTGGCTATGGGCGTGGCCTCTGCCTTCCCGCCAAGCGTGGAGGTCTTCCTGGTGTACCGTGTCCTTGTGGGAGCCGTTGGATCTGCCATCTACCTGTCTGGCTTTGTCTTGG TGGTGGAGCTGGTAGGACCACAGAAACGAACAAGGGCAGCCTCCGTGTTGACCATCATATGGCTGATGGGTCCCTTCCTGCTGGATGTTCTGTCCTTCCTGCTGAGACAATGGCGCTACCTGCAGATTGCCAGTGTTTCTCCCTTAGTCCTCTGCTTGGGTCACTGGTG GCTCTTGCCAGAGTCTCCCCGATGGcttctgatgaagaagaagacaaaagcagCACTGACGGTGATACAGAAGGTGGCACATGTCAACAAAATACAATATTCCCCTTCTGAGGAAACCATTGCAAAGCTTCAACAAGAGCCCAGAGCAGACAGGAATGGAAATATCATGTCCACTGTGCGTCAGCTGGTCAGGTATCCACGGCTTGTTATTGTGACTCTCATCATCTTTTTCAACTG GGCTGTTGTCACGATGACCTACTACGGCATCTCTCTGAACGTCGGCAACCTTGGTGGAAGTCTGCGCGTCAACTTCTTTGTGTCCTCCACGGTGGAGCTGATAGGTTACGTGCTGGGCTGGGTGTTGCTGGATCGGTTGGGAAGGAAGCGCTCTCACTGCTGTTTCATGCTGACAGCTGGCCTGGCCTGTCTGGCTACCATACTGACTGTGTCCTTTGGAGGCCAAG agttACAGTGGGTCACGACAGCTCTGGCCATGCTGGGAAAGCTGGGAATATCTGCGTCCTTCACAGCTGTTTATCTCATCTCTGCTGAGATCTTCCCCACAGTCATCCGTAACCTGGGTATGGGCTGCAGCTCGGCGTGTGGAAGAATTGGCAGTATTGTGTCACCCTATGTAGCAGACCTG GCCCTGTATGTCGGAGGACGGTTTGGCCGTGCTGTGCCGCTGGTTATCTTTGGGGGACTTGCTCTTCTGGCTGGACTGTTGGCACTTTACTTGCCGGAAACCTTGAACCGTACGCTGCCAGACACACTGGAAGATGCCGTCAACTTCGTGAA AAACCGAGATgagaacaagaaggaagaaagagagatggacgtgaaggagacagagatgggCCAAGGGTCTCCTGTACCGAAAACTACTTCAGCAGTTTGA